One Vespula pensylvanica isolate Volc-1 chromosome 1, ASM1446617v1, whole genome shotgun sequence genomic region harbors:
- the LOC122635335 gene encoding histone-arginine methyltransferase CARMER isoform X1: MAKTFRAVTVLTLSNNGQSIPKYNKPVTLNVNYDPQGLSVELVLGDSTAREKVSLLEFPVTHTTECSRVSSRSYVFTLDSDSLLITFANETDFRNFHSQILKLKNGKGVSAFNERTEESSAMQYFQFYGYLSQQQNMMQDYIRTSTYQRAILGNLSDFKDKVVLDVGAGSGILSFFAIQAGAKKVYAVEASNMANHAELLVAANNLSDKIIVIAGKIEEIDLPEHVDCIVSEPMGYMLYNERMLETYLHAKKWLVPGGRMFPSRGDLHIAPFSDENLYMEQFNKANFWYQTCFHGVDLSAMRNNAIKEYFRQPIVDTFDIRICMAKSVRHIVDFQTADETDLHKIDIDVDFHILESGTCHGLAFWFDVAFIGSTQQVWLSTAPTEPLTHWYQVRCLLENPLFCKSGQLLSGKVILIANKRQSYDVTIELKLEGTNMESSSNTLDLKNPYFRYTGAAAQPPPGLNNTSPSESYWTTLDAQGARQAVNMVNGMSVNGLGEVSMDTSAAVNPSNLLAIGGQPNIHPGSISSTGRGRVGGTATSTQAAQLIGGGITPNMFTSPATLGVTFQQSLVLGNTSHYPVNPSLMIGDYVTPGNGISPQTYRQ; the protein is encoded by the exons ATGGCGAAAACCTTTCGCGCGGTGACAGTATTGACTTTGTCAAACAATGGACAGTCAATACCAAAGTATAATAAACCGGTCACGCTCAACGTTAATTATGACCCGCAAGGCCTCAGCGTCGAACTCGTCTTAG GTGATTCTACTGCAAGAGAAAAGGTTTCATTATTGGAATTTCCTGTAACTCATACTACTGAATGCTCTAGGGTTTCATCGCGAAGTTATGTTTTCACATTGGATTCAGATAGCTTGTTAATAACATTTGCTAATGAAACAG acTTCCGAAACTTTCATTCACAAATATTAAAACTCAAAAATGGAAAGGGTGTATCAGCATTTAATGAAAGAACAGAGGAGTCATCGGCCAtgcaatattttcaattttatggTTATTTATCACAGCAACAAAATATGATGCAGGATTACATCAGAACAAGCACGTATCAACGTGCAATTCTTGGCAATTTATCTGACTTTAAAGATAAAGTTGTGTTAGATGTAGGAGCTGGTTCTGgcattttatcattttttgcaATTCAGGCTGGTGCAAAAAAAGTATATGCTGTAGAAGCAAGTAACATGGCAAATCATGCAGAATTACTAGTAGCTGCTAATAATTTATCAGATAAGATTATAGTCATAGCtggaaaaattgaagaaatagATCTACCAGAACATGTTGATTGCATAGTTAGTGAACCTATGGGTTACATGttatataatgaaagaatGCTTGAAACTTATCTTCATGCCAAAAAATGGCTAGTACCAG GTGGAAGAATGTTTCCTTCTAGAGGAGACTTGCATATCGCACCATTTTCTGATGAAAATCTTTATATGGAACAATTTAATAAAGCCAATTTCTGGTACCAAACATGTTTCCATGGTGTAGATCTTTCTGCAATGAGAAATAATGccattaaagaatatttccgCCAACCTATTGTTGATACCTTTGATATAAGAATTTGTATGGCTAAATCTGTCAGGCATATCGTAGATTTCCAGACAGCTGATGAGACTGATTTACATAAAATAG ATATAGATGTTGACTTTCACATATTAGAAAGTGGTACATGCCATGGTCTTGCATTTTGGTTTGACGTGGCATTTATTGGTTCTACTCAACAAGTTTGGTTAAGTACTGCTCCTACAGAGCCTCTTACACATTGGTATCAAGTGCGTTGTCTTCTTGAAAATCCATTGTTTTGTAAGAGTGGCCAGTTACTTTCTGGAAAAGTAATTCTTATTGCCAACAAAAG GCAATCTTATGATGTTACAATAGAACTGAAACTTGAAGGAACAAACATGGAAAGCAGTAGTAATACTTTAGACTTGAAGAACCCTTACTTTAGGTATACAGGAGCAGCAGCACAACCACCACCTGGCTTAAATAATACTTCACCTAGTGAATCTTATTGGACAACTTTGGATGCACAAGGTGCTCGACAAGCTGTGAATATGGTTAATGGCATGTCGGTCAATGGTCTTGGTGAGGTTTCAATGGATACAAGTGCAGCAGTAAATCCCAGTAATTTACTTGCAATTG GTGGCCAGCCGAACATTCATCCTGGTTCGATATCAAGTACCGGACGTGGTCGAGTAGGAGGTACGGCTACTAGTACGCAAGCGGCACAATTGATAGGTGGTGGAATCACGCCTAATATGTTTACATCTCCGGCTACT CTTGGTGTTACTTTCCAGCAATCGCTGGTCCTTGGAAATACATCGCATTATCCGGTAAATCCAAGTTTAATGATTGGTGATTACGTGACACCTGGAAACGGCATATCACCTCAGACTTACCGGCAATGA
- the LOC122635335 gene encoding histone-arginine methyltransferase CARMER isoform X2, protein MAKTFRAVTVLTLSNNGQSIPKYNKPVTLNVNYDPQGLSVELVLGDSTAREKVSLLEFPVTHTTECSRVSSRSYVFTLDSDSLLITFANETDFRNFHSQILKLKNGKGVSAFNERTEESSAMQYFQFYGYLSQQQNMMQDYIRTSTYQRAILGNLSDFKDKVVLDVGAGSGILSFFAIQAGAKKVYAVEASNMANHAELLVAANNLSDKIIVIAGKIEEIDLPEHVDCIVSEPMGYMLYNERMLETYLHAKKWLVPGGRMFPSRGDLHIAPFSDENLYMEQFNKANFWYQTCFHGVDLSAMRNNAIKEYFRQPIVDTFDIRICMAKSVRHIVDFQTADETDLHKIDIDVDFHILESGTCHGLAFWFDVAFIGSTQQVWLSTAPTEPLTHWYQVRCLLENPLFCKSGQLLSGKVILIANKRQSYDVTIELKLEGTNMESSSNTLDLKNPYFRYTGAAAQPPPGLNNTSPSESYWTTLDAQGARQAVNMVNGMSVNGLGEVSMDTSAAVNPSNLLAIGGQPNIHPGSISSTGRGRVGGTATSTQAAQLIGGGITPNMFTSPATQSLVLGNTSHYPVNPSLMIGDYVTPGNGISPQTYRQ, encoded by the exons ATGGCGAAAACCTTTCGCGCGGTGACAGTATTGACTTTGTCAAACAATGGACAGTCAATACCAAAGTATAATAAACCGGTCACGCTCAACGTTAATTATGACCCGCAAGGCCTCAGCGTCGAACTCGTCTTAG GTGATTCTACTGCAAGAGAAAAGGTTTCATTATTGGAATTTCCTGTAACTCATACTACTGAATGCTCTAGGGTTTCATCGCGAAGTTATGTTTTCACATTGGATTCAGATAGCTTGTTAATAACATTTGCTAATGAAACAG acTTCCGAAACTTTCATTCACAAATATTAAAACTCAAAAATGGAAAGGGTGTATCAGCATTTAATGAAAGAACAGAGGAGTCATCGGCCAtgcaatattttcaattttatggTTATTTATCACAGCAACAAAATATGATGCAGGATTACATCAGAACAAGCACGTATCAACGTGCAATTCTTGGCAATTTATCTGACTTTAAAGATAAAGTTGTGTTAGATGTAGGAGCTGGTTCTGgcattttatcattttttgcaATTCAGGCTGGTGCAAAAAAAGTATATGCTGTAGAAGCAAGTAACATGGCAAATCATGCAGAATTACTAGTAGCTGCTAATAATTTATCAGATAAGATTATAGTCATAGCtggaaaaattgaagaaatagATCTACCAGAACATGTTGATTGCATAGTTAGTGAACCTATGGGTTACATGttatataatgaaagaatGCTTGAAACTTATCTTCATGCCAAAAAATGGCTAGTACCAG GTGGAAGAATGTTTCCTTCTAGAGGAGACTTGCATATCGCACCATTTTCTGATGAAAATCTTTATATGGAACAATTTAATAAAGCCAATTTCTGGTACCAAACATGTTTCCATGGTGTAGATCTTTCTGCAATGAGAAATAATGccattaaagaatatttccgCCAACCTATTGTTGATACCTTTGATATAAGAATTTGTATGGCTAAATCTGTCAGGCATATCGTAGATTTCCAGACAGCTGATGAGACTGATTTACATAAAATAG ATATAGATGTTGACTTTCACATATTAGAAAGTGGTACATGCCATGGTCTTGCATTTTGGTTTGACGTGGCATTTATTGGTTCTACTCAACAAGTTTGGTTAAGTACTGCTCCTACAGAGCCTCTTACACATTGGTATCAAGTGCGTTGTCTTCTTGAAAATCCATTGTTTTGTAAGAGTGGCCAGTTACTTTCTGGAAAAGTAATTCTTATTGCCAACAAAAG GCAATCTTATGATGTTACAATAGAACTGAAACTTGAAGGAACAAACATGGAAAGCAGTAGTAATACTTTAGACTTGAAGAACCCTTACTTTAGGTATACAGGAGCAGCAGCACAACCACCACCTGGCTTAAATAATACTTCACCTAGTGAATCTTATTGGACAACTTTGGATGCACAAGGTGCTCGACAAGCTGTGAATATGGTTAATGGCATGTCGGTCAATGGTCTTGGTGAGGTTTCAATGGATACAAGTGCAGCAGTAAATCCCAGTAATTTACTTGCAATTG GTGGCCAGCCGAACATTCATCCTGGTTCGATATCAAGTACCGGACGTGGTCGAGTAGGAGGTACGGCTACTAGTACGCAAGCGGCACAATTGATAGGTGGTGGAATCACGCCTAATATGTTTACATCTCCGGCTACT CAATCGCTGGTCCTTGGAAATACATCGCATTATCCGGTAAATCCAAGTTTAATGATTGGTGATTACGTGACACCTGGAAACGGCATATCACCTCAGACTTACCGGCAATGA